The proteins below are encoded in one region of candidate division KSB1 bacterium:
- a CDS encoding methyltransferase domain-containing protein, which produces MIQRSEILTRDLTNYWEDIANTWQENRPQKLWRCHSDQVNIDLLSEWLPSVEYKHVLKTDLFDEACSEGIISSLTLPVKTTFGIDVSFATARSAKKSNPNLRTLKADTRSLPIADKTFDVIISNSTLDHFKSSDEILRALKELERILRTGGQLLLTLDNGLNPFVALRNALPFNLLNSLGIVPYYVGKTFSPDRLREALEKLNFEVVEVRGIMHFPRFIAVLIARILEKYSNKFVQHKFLRYLMAFEHLSKWPTQLLTGQFVAIKAVKRS; this is translated from the coding sequence ATTAACTCGCGACCTAACGAATTACTGGGAGGATATTGCTAATACCTGGCAGGAGAATCGGCCACAGAAGCTGTGGCGCTGCCATAGCGACCAGGTTAATATTGACCTGCTTTCAGAGTGGTTGCCCTCAGTAGAGTATAAGCATGTGCTCAAGACCGACTTGTTTGATGAGGCCTGCAGTGAAGGAATAATTTCTTCTTTAACATTGCCGGTCAAAACTACTTTTGGTATCGATGTATCTTTCGCAACAGCTCGGTCAGCTAAAAAAAGTAACCCAAATTTACGGACGCTCAAAGCGGACACCCGGTCCTTACCAATTGCCGACAAAACATTTGATGTTATTATTTCCAATTCTACCCTGGATCATTTTAAATCATCTGATGAAATTCTCAGGGCTCTGAAGGAGCTTGAACGCATCCTCCGAACCGGGGGGCAACTTTTGCTGACTCTTGATAACGGTTTAAATCCGTTTGTGGCATTACGAAATGCGCTTCCTTTTAACCTACTTAATTCGCTTGGGATAGTACCCTATTATGTCGGGAAAACTTTCAGTCCCGATCGCTTGCGCGAGGCGCTCGAAAAATTGAATTTTGAAGTGGTTGAAGTTAGGGGTATTATGCACTTTCCCCGTTTTATTGCTGTGTTGATTGCCAGGATTCTTGAAAAGTATTCAAACAAATTTGTGCAGCACAAATTTTTGCGATATTTAATGGCTTTTGAACACCTTTCGAAATGGCCCACCCAATTGCTTACCGGTCAGTTCGTAGCGATAAAGGCGGTTAAAAGGTCCTGA
- a CDS encoding phenylacetate--CoA ligase family protein — protein MMQLLDKLYGNAVVFSNLRAQHRIPYFSEKKLHELRDKRLRKIVQYAATTVPYYRSLFQREGIDPGKIRTVADLDMLPLVDKHELRKDPSRFLSTSSQGKNSIAFLTSGSTGLPLNIHHDPNSLLANIAFGERQRKVVSGICGRTVGCKEALIGYAGCASTKVWDFYEKKTYIPLRPQRLLIPISKTVESVVEELNRFRPNVLISYGSYLEAFFKTLDSLGISVHLPQVVLYGGDAMTNAGRNFIEEKFGVPVLSTYQAMECFKIGFFCEARESFHLHEDLCHVKIVNADGEKVADDKKGEVVISNLVNRGTVLLNYRLGDIASISSQKCSCGRTLSLLSDVEGRVEDIIVLPDGQFVHPRVVWSIFKQKNEVLQYQLIQHEPLRFELKLVTAGQEAHHGFLRGILADLREVLGHSAIIEADFYDELPRQNGGKFRSVMSYCKSNVI, from the coding sequence ATGATGCAATTACTGGATAAACTCTATGGAAATGCTGTGGTTTTTTCTAACCTTAGAGCGCAACACAGAATTCCTTATTTTTCCGAAAAAAAATTACATGAACTTCGTGATAAGCGGCTTCGAAAAATTGTGCAATATGCGGCCACGACAGTTCCTTATTACCGCAGCCTTTTTCAAAGGGAGGGAATCGATCCTGGTAAGATAAGGACGGTTGCAGATCTCGATATGCTTCCTTTGGTAGATAAGCACGAACTGAGAAAAGACCCCTCTCGGTTCCTTTCCACTTCATCGCAAGGGAAAAACTCTATTGCTTTCTTAACCAGTGGTTCTACCGGACTGCCGCTGAATATCCATCACGATCCAAATTCCTTACTGGCCAATATCGCTTTTGGTGAGAGACAGCGGAAAGTGGTATCCGGGATTTGTGGTCGAACAGTTGGTTGTAAGGAGGCTCTTATCGGCTATGCTGGATGTGCATCAACGAAAGTCTGGGATTTTTATGAGAAGAAGACCTATATCCCACTTAGACCGCAGCGACTCTTAATTCCGATCTCAAAGACGGTGGAGTCTGTTGTGGAGGAGCTCAACCGTTTCCGGCCCAATGTACTCATAAGCTATGGTTCTTATCTGGAAGCTTTTTTTAAGACACTTGATTCGCTGGGAATAAGTGTGCATCTTCCTCAAGTGGTGCTTTACGGGGGGGATGCCATGACGAACGCTGGCAGAAATTTCATTGAAGAGAAATTCGGCGTCCCGGTTCTTTCAACCTACCAGGCCATGGAGTGCTTTAAGATAGGATTTTTCTGTGAAGCCAGAGAAAGTTTTCATTTGCATGAAGACCTTTGTCACGTTAAGATCGTGAATGCTGATGGAGAAAAAGTTGCCGACGATAAAAAAGGTGAAGTGGTAATTTCCAATCTGGTCAATCGCGGGACGGTTCTTTTAAACTACCGCCTTGGAGACATCGCCTCAATCTCCAGCCAGAAATGTTCCTGCGGTCGAACCCTTTCATTGTTATCCGATGTTGAGGGTCGTGTTGAGGATATTATCGTTCTTCCAGACGGACAGTTTGTACACCCAAGAGTCGTGTGGAGTATTTTTAAGCAGAAAAATGAAGTTTTGCAATACCAGCTCATCCAGCACGAGCCGCTGCGTTTTGAGTTGAAACTTGTTACCGCGGGTCAAGAAGCTCATCATGGATTTTTAAGGGGTATTCTTGCCGACCTGCGTGAAGTGTTAGGCCACTCCGCGATTATTGAAGCTGACTTTTATGACGAGTTGCCACGACAAAATGGAGGCAAATTCAGGTCAGTCATGTCATATTGTAAATCCAACGTAATTTGA